A window of Mangifera indica cultivar Alphonso chromosome 13, CATAS_Mindica_2.1, whole genome shotgun sequence contains these coding sequences:
- the LOC123194670 gene encoding uncharacterized protein LOC123194670: protein MDGAMEGTGGCIFMAMMRALAIASTCPGRMNFKLIMPSSSRPSYLLKLKLKPSGAAQCAPAPPSQEVDVGILCEPCNGRGWLLCDFCQGQKTNVKVRNNRIYRRCPTCRAVGYVLCSKCKVFKCVTFPNYDDGEDLVL from the exons ATGGATGGAGCCATGGAGGGAACGGGTGGTTGTATCTTTATGGCGATGATGAGGGCACTAGCAATAGCTTCAACTTGTCCAGGCAGGATGAATTTTAAGCTGATAATGCCGTCAAGTTCAAGGCCAAGTtatttgttgaaattaaaattgaagccCAGTGGTGCAGCTCAGTGTGCACCAGCTCCACCTTCACAAGAG GTTGATGTGGGGATATTATGTGAACCTTGCAATGGCAGAGGATGGCTGCTCTGTGATTTTTGTCAAGGACAAAAAACCAATGTCAAAGTTCGAAATAATCGCATTTATCGTCGCTGTCCAACTTGTAGAGCC GTTGGATATGTGTTGTGTTCGAAGTGCAAAGTTTTCAAATGTGTGACCTTCCCAAATTATGATGATGGTGAGGATTTAGTCCTCTAA
- the LOC123194668 gene encoding glycosyltransferase family protein 64 C3, producing the protein MNATRFLPFLYFATLLTAVISVRTFSSSDPCHPTNRRDPRTLRWDQITVLINGYSEFRIPLLQSIAAAYSASPLVSSVLVLWGNPSTPAQTLSQLAHKLSLSSRGAASISLHYQPSDSLNTRFLPRSSIGTHAVLICDDDVEMDHKSFEFAFRVWQSNSERLIGVFVRSHDIDLFRKEWIYTVHPDKYSIVLTKLMILKSSYLFNYSCGGGEKMTEMQHIVDKMHNCEDILMNFVVADETNTGPIMVGAERVRDWGDPRNDGHGEDSGRKLRSRISAVGLSSRGMEHRKRRGQCIREFHRVLGRMPLKYSYGKVVNAVGEQGLCKKGGKLVFCDQV; encoded by the coding sequence ATGAATGCGACGCGCTTTCTTCCCTTTCTGTATTTTGCAACACTTCTTACTGCAGTGATTTCTGTTCGCACATTCTCGTCGTCGGACCCGTGCCACCCTACAAATCGGCGGGACCCGCGAACACTTCGATGGGACCAGATCACGGTGCTCATCAACGGATACTCAGAGTTTCGCATTCCTCTTCTTCAATCAATAGCCGCCGCGTACTCGGCATCGCCGCTGGTGTCCTCCGTGCTAGTACTCTGGGGAAATCCCTCCACCCCAGCTCAAACACTCTCCCAATTGGCCCACAAGCTCTCGCTCTCCTCCCGGGGTGCCGCCTCAATCTCCCTGCACTACCAGCCATCCGATAGCCTCAACACACGGTTCCTGCCCAGATCATCAATCGGTACCCACGCCGTCTTAATTTGCGACGATGACGTGGAGATGGATCATAAATCATTCGAATTCGCCTTCAGAGTATGGCAATCCAACAGTGAGCGTCTGATAGGGGTGTTCGTGAGGTCACATGATATTGATTTGTTCAGAAAAGAGTGGATTTACACTGTGCATCCAGATAAGTACTCCATTGTTCTAACCAAGCTCATGATTTTGAAGAGCAGCTATCTGTTTAATTACAGTTGTGGAGGTGGAGAAAAAATGACTGAGATGCAACATATAGTTGACAAAATGCATAACTGCGAGGACATACTGATGAATTTCGTGGTGGCCGATGAAACAAATACGGGGCCGATAATGGTGGGGGCAGAGAGAGTAAGAGATTGGGGAGATCCAAGAAACGATGGGCATGGAGAAGATAGTGGGCGGAAATTGAGGAGCAGGATAAGTGCAGTGGGATTGAGTAGTAGGGGAATGGAACATAGAAAGAGGAGAGGGCAGTGTATAAGGGAGTTTCATAGGGTGTTGGGGAGAATGCCTCTCAAGTATAGTTATGGGAAAGTTGTTAATGCAGTTGGTGAACAAGGCTTGTGCAAGAAAGGAGGCAAGCTGGTGTTCTGTGATCAAGTTTAG